One region of Cherax quadricarinatus isolate ZL_2023a unplaced genomic scaffold, ASM3850222v1 Contig457, whole genome shotgun sequence genomic DNA includes:
- the LOC138851381 gene encoding NADH-ubiquinone oxidoreductase chain 5-like, whose protein sequence is MAAPTPVSALVHSFTLVTAGVYILIRFSGALEGSCVQRVLLIVSCLTIFIAGLGANFEFDLKKIIALSTLRQLGVIMSILSLGFADLAFFHLLTHALFKALLFMCAGMVIHRVKEYQDIRNIGRLVMCIPLTRVCINLANLALCGIPFLAGFYSKDLILEVAFIREINIFRFFLYVLSTGLTVCYTFRLIYYRIRCFSNIRSIIFVTERHRIMLKGIIILTL, encoded by the coding sequence ATGGCTGCTCCTACTCCGGTTTCGGCTTTAGTTCATTCTTTTACGCTAGTAACAGCTGGTGTTTACATTTTGATTCGGTTTAGTGGGGCTCTGGAGGGTTCGTGTGTACAAAGAGTTTTATTGATTGTTTCTTGTCTAACTATATTTATAGCGGGCTTGGGGGCTAATTTTGAGTTTGATTTGAAGAAGATCATTGCTCTATCAACTTTAAGGCAATTGGGGGTTATAATGAGTATCTTATCTTTAGGATTTGCTGATCTAGCCTTTTTCCATTTATTAACTCATGCTTTATTTAAGGCTTTATTGTTTATGTGTGCGGGGATGGTAATTCACAGGGTTAAAGAGTACCAAGATATTCGGAATATAGGCAGGTTAGTGATGTGTATACCTTTGACTAGGGTTTGTATAAATTTAGCTAATCTGGCTCTATGTGGTATACCTTTTTTGGCTGGGTTTTATTCTAAAGATTTGATTTTAGAAGTTGCATTTATAAGGGAAATtaatatttttagattttttttatatgtctTAAGCACTGGCTTAACAGTATGTTACACATTTCGATTAATCTATTATAGAATAAGGTGCTTTTCTAATATAAGGTCTATAATATTTGTTACGGAAAGGCACAGAATAATGCTAAAGGGTAtaataatattaaccctttga